From Tistrella bauzanensis, the proteins below share one genomic window:
- a CDS encoding glycosyltransferase, with translation MRVAVYCPLKYPDHPVPSGDRRMARQIMAALAAGGHQPELVCRFSSRDGRGNPERQARIMAAGLRLARRLVARLAARPAATRPEAWITYHLYHKAPDHLGPQVAAALDIPYLVVEASDAPKRAGGAWDIGFQAARAALAAADLVMPMTRLDAVCLSRLLPAGHIQGLTPFLDDSARFAAAAQRRDAIRRDLATARGLDITLPWLVAVGMMRIGDKLDSYRVIGRMLADPALAGRGFHLLVAGDGPARAAVAAALDADRDHRVTLLGALAPAALADVLAAADIMVWPAVREAYGMALLEAQAAGLPVVAGRSGGVPDLVTDGVTGRLAAPEDAPALAAAVAALLDDPNGREAMSRAAADQAARRDITAAAAALNEALRLATANHRQRATRHRPGNAMQ, from the coding sequence ATGCGGGTCGCGGTCTATTGCCCCCTGAAATATCCCGACCACCCGGTGCCGAGCGGCGACCGGCGGATGGCCCGGCAGATCATGGCCGCCCTGGCGGCGGGCGGTCATCAGCCGGAACTCGTCTGCCGGTTCAGCAGCCGCGACGGCCGCGGCAATCCTGAGCGTCAGGCCCGGATCATGGCGGCCGGCCTCAGGCTGGCCCGGCGGCTGGTGGCAAGGCTGGCGGCGCGTCCGGCGGCAACGCGCCCCGAGGCCTGGATCACCTATCATCTCTATCACAAAGCCCCCGATCATCTGGGGCCACAGGTGGCGGCAGCGCTCGATATTCCCTATCTGGTGGTGGAAGCCTCGGATGCGCCCAAGCGCGCCGGCGGCGCCTGGGATATCGGATTTCAAGCGGCCCGCGCGGCCCTGGCCGCCGCCGATCTGGTGATGCCGATGACCCGGCTGGACGCGGTCTGCCTGAGCCGGCTGCTGCCGGCCGGCCATATCCAGGGGTTGACACCGTTTCTGGACGATAGCGCCCGGTTCGCCGCCGCGGCGCAACGGCGGGACGCCATCCGCCGCGATCTGGCCACAGCGCGGGGCCTCGACATCACCCTGCCCTGGCTGGTGGCCGTGGGCATGATGCGAATCGGCGACAAGCTGGACAGCTATCGGGTGATCGGGCGCATGCTGGCCGATCCGGCACTGGCCGGACGGGGCTTTCACCTGCTGGTGGCCGGCGACGGCCCGGCCCGCGCGGCGGTGGCCGCGGCACTCGATGCCGATCGCGACCATCGGGTCACGTTGCTGGGCGCCCTGGCCCCCGCGGCCCTGGCCGATGTGCTGGCGGCCGCGGATATCATGGTCTGGCCCGCCGTGCGCGAGGCCTATGGTATGGCTCTGCTGGAAGCCCAGGCCGCCGGGCTGCCGGTGGTCGCGGGCCGAAGCGGCGGCGTGCCTGATCTGGTGACCGACGGGGTCACCGGCCGGTTGGCAGCGCCCGAGGATGCCCCGGCACTGGCCGCCGCCGTGGCCGCCCTGCTCGACGACCCGAACGGCCGCGAGGCCATGTCGCGCGCGGCCGCCGATCAGGCGGCGCGGCGTGATATCACCGCCGCCGCGGCGGCACTGAACGAAGCCCTGCGGCTGGCCACCGCCAATCATCGCCAGCGCGCAACGCGCCACCGGCCCGGGAATGCCATGCAATGA